The DNA region TGAAATTTTCGTATCCGTCGTGCAGATAGCGCCACGCTTTGTTCGCTTCCTCTTTACTTTGATTCGGTGCGGGTTTGAAAAACTCATAGGTTTTATTATAGCTCATGAGCCCTACCGAGCCTTTAAAAAAACTTGCTGCGACGGTCTCCTCCATTTGGATTATCCAATCGGGTGTGCTTCGTAGATAGTTTTTTACGGTTTTTAGCTCGCCGTCCATTTCGTAGAGCTCGAATTTTAGCGTACCGAGCAAGAAGCTTCCGCTTGCTGCGTCGTAGTCAAGCCCCGTGACGGGATTATTGTTGTTTAAATTTGGCGTTATCTCGCCGATTTTGCGTAGCGGCGTTAAATTTACCACTGCGCCATCCGCAGGATTTAGATTAAACTCGCCGCCCAGCGCCAGTGCAGCGCACAAAAGGGTTAAGGTTAAAATTTTTCTCATATCGCGACCTCACTTCGGTAAATTCGGTAGTTTTGGATTCCAGCTTTCGCGAAAATCAATTTCGGTTTCTTCCCAGTGATCAAGCTCCCAAAACCACTTTGACGGATCGATGCTCATGCGCGAAGGCGTCGCGGAGGCTAGATAGGGCGGAGGGCCTGCCGTGATGAAAGCCTGGACGCAGTTAAAAGCCATGATGATAGCAAAGGCCACCACGGCTATCTTGCCTAGCGCAAATTTGGGTAAAACCGCGCCGTATGCGCCCTCTTCACTTTTTTGCATTATTTTACCTACGTTTTTGCCTAGCAGCAAAATCACACCCAAAAATATAATGACGCAAAAATGTACCACTACGACCCAAAACTGCGTGTGTGCGCCTAAAATTTCAAGCCCGAAGCCCTGCTTGATGTCGAGGTAGCCGCCGCCAGTGCCGTCAAGGCTATAGTGTAAAAAGCCGTCGTAAAGCCCAAGGCACGCTAAAAAGAGGATTGCAGCGAGGTATTTGACCTTAAAGCCGTATCTAACGATAACTAGCGCCATAAACGAGATCGCTACCATGCAAAATCTCTCATGCCAACACATAATGCAGGGACTATCGCCCATACCAAAGCCCAAAACAAGGCATGCGATACCTACCGGCAAAGCGATGAGAGCGAGCGCCGCGAGGGCAAAAAGGTTGAAAAATAGCTTCTCATCATCGCCCCAGCCCGCAGAAATTTCGGTGCTGCGGGTGAAGCTTTGAGACATTTTATCTTGCATACTTTCCATCGCTCGCTCCTAGAAATTTCCCATAGGCACGACGGCAAATTTATTTACCCATGCCATCATGATGACGAGTATCGCGACACCTGCAATACCAAAGCCCATAACCGCGCGCTTTTTCTCAGGCTTGAGCCACAGCAAAAGAGCTGCGACGAAAAACATAAGAACCATTAAAAATTCCATGTTTTCTCCTTTCTTGCTGAAATTTAATATCATAAAATATTAGGCTTTTATTTATTAAATATACATTAAAAAATATATTTTTACAAGTATAAATATATTTTTTTGTTATATTTTTATGCTATTAAAATATATATTACTAATAATTTTTTTATATTAAAGCTTATTTTAAACTTATTTCAGGAGTGTTAATTTGATTTTGCTCTTGTAGGTTTGTGCAATTGAAATTAATAAGAGATTTAACAAACAGTAAGATGAAGTCATAACTAAACGCTTAATTTGTCTTGAGTCAAGGTGATTTTTCCACAATTGCTTTTTATACTAGCAATAGTTTATTGCCAAAGTAGTGCTAGTATAAAAACCCAAACAGCCAAAGTGGAATTTTATTTCCAACCCCGACTTCAATATCGTCAGCTGCTATATACGAATTTGGCATATCTTTTATCTGTTCAAAGCTCTTTTTAGCTCCACCTATTTCAAAGACAAACTCTCCCACTATAAAATCTCCATTTTTACCAGAGTAA from Campylobacter concisus includes:
- a CDS encoding disulfide bond formation protein B, with product MESMQDKMSQSFTRSTEISAGWGDDEKLFFNLFALAALALIALPVGIACLVLGFGMGDSPCIMCWHERFCMVAISFMALVIVRYGFKVKYLAAILFLACLGLYDGFLHYSLDGTGGGYLDIKQGFGLEILGAHTQFWVVVVHFCVIIFLGVILLLGKNVGKIMQKSEEGAYGAVLPKFALGKIAVVAFAIIMAFNCVQAFITAGPPPYLASATPSRMSIDPSKWFWELDHWEETEIDFRESWNPKLPNLPK